Within the Isachenkonia alkalipeptolytica genome, the region GATCATGAATACTCCCACCACTTATTATCATCATATCATCTTTTGTGGTCTGCTGCTCTTCCAAGAAACGTTTTATTCTTTCAAACCTGCCATGGGTATCACCTGTTAGATAAATCAATGGCATCCCTCCTTTGACTAAAGCAAATCCACATTACCATTATAAATTTCTACAAGATACGCATACTCTTTTTCAATTTTCTCCCTGAACTCCTCTTCCGGTAACACATCATAAAGACTGGCCCCTTCTTCTACTAAACATCGGTAAATAAAATCCGCAATTTCACGATCTTCCTTTACGAGCTTATTATATCGAAACCCTACTTCATGGGAAAAGTCCATTCCATAGCTGTAGGAGTCACTTTTTCCCTCTAAGTAATCTTTTGTCATATGCATTAAGAACTCAATGTTTGACTGCTTCATCTTTCTATCCCTCTTTCATGATTTAATCCAAACAGCACTTCTTGTGCTTTTTCCTCAACAACAAATCAAATTCACCATGAACATTCCTCCGGATCCCGATGCTCCACGGCCATTTCATCTACCCAATCTTCCTCGATGTACACCATCTTGTTCCGCACTTCCACCTTCCGTTTAGGACCGGCTTTATACAGCTTACAATTAAGTGGACCATAACAGAATGTCTCAAACCGATATTTCTTCTTACCTCTAGGATTCCAGTTATCAATAATAATCTCAACAGGCATCCTAGCTCCCCACATACAGCTGATACACTTAGTGTCATAAGTCCTAGCTGCAAGTCTTCGGTGTCCTCTTTGTCTGTAAACTTCCAGAGCAGGCGGGACCAGTTCCCATGGCGATGATGTGCTACCAGTGGTCCCTTTTGAGAGGAGTTTAAGTTTGGAGACTTTATGAAATTCAGCCGGCTCCATATCTGGATCCGGTACAGGAACGCAGGCCTCCGATATAACATCATTTACTTTAAACTCATGTTTCGCTTGAGCGGCTTTTTCGATGCCTATGGAGAAGGTAGACTTAGTGTTGACCAGCTCGCCTTTTAAAGTGATCGCATATCCCAGGTATGTATGGGAGGCTTCATCGAAGGACCTGGTTAGGCGAATGCGAGGTTGGATTGATATTATAGTACCTTTGAAGGTTGATTTATTCATGATGGTTCCGGCCTCCTTTGTTAGGATCGCTATTAAAAACTCATCGGTCGCTATAGAATATCCGCATCTATTCTCCACCCTACGTCCGATAAGATAACCGCCCTTATGTTATTTTACAATGAAAACTAACCCACATCTCAGGGTAATATCCCCTCTATCTCTCGTCTATATGACCTTACGTCAAGTTTTAACCCTCTTTCGAAGTAATATACTCATACATTTCATGGGGTACCGGGCTTTTCAGCTTGAGCATCATCTTCACAACGGATACGGATTTCCCATTATCAGTATCCATTTTTTGTTCTTCAAACTGCTCTACTAAAGGCTCTGTATCTCCCATATAGTAAAATTCAAACCCTTCATCATTGTGTTTCTTTACAAATAAAGGTAGTCTCATCTCATGCTCTTTATAATTTCCAATTGTCCTAACGTCTTTACTATCTAACTTTCGCCGGGACTTCGACATCCACTGAAAAAGATCCGGTGTGATGAATCGATCTTCGTATTTTGTGGTGCTGCTGATGTCTTCTTCTTTGTGATAATTTACAAAAATCGCGCAGTCTTTATGATCTTTACTGATCATATATCCCCCAACATTTTGCGCTAGAGGATTTTCATCCCATCCTAGAATTCGAAATACATCTTTCCTCGCGTATTTACGGTAAAGCACGAACCCGTCAATATCTTTAGAAGGGTTATAATCCTTTTGGAAACTATAGATCCCATAAGATAATTGATCGAGAAAACATTCTTTGAAGACCGGATGTTGTAAGTGGTTTATAAATTCATTGCTGAAGGCTAGCACACCCTCAACTTCGTATCTCTTTTGATCTAAAATTTGAATGTTATATTTTTCGTTGATTGGTATTAGTTTTCCCTCAAAGCGCTCCTTCATAAACTGCAGATTAATGTTAATTACTGCGGATGTTAGTTTTTTCTCCGTTAAATTATTAAGGTAATCACAAGCCAAGGAACTTTCCATCAATTCTTTTTTACTAATTTCATTTGTGCTTATTTCATCGATACGAACTTCTTGATTTCCCTGAACATCAACATAGGCTTGACTGCTTTTTTCTACGTTTATTCCCAGCAGTGCCTCAAGGACGAAAAGTTCTTCGTAGCGCTTTCCGTTTGCCACATGTAAACTGAAAAATTCCAACACTTTTTTGGCTTTTTCATCTAACTGATCTTGGTAAGTTTCCTCTCGTAAACTCAGATAATTATAATAAGAGTTGGAATATCGAACATAGAGCATGGGATCCCGGGAACCATGTGCTACAAAATCCATCATCATGGGGACTTTCCCTAGTTTGAATTTTAATAGATCATAATCTCTATCCAAATCTTTTTTCAACTGCATATTTGCAGTATCAATGGCTTTGAAAATTTCTTCCTTAGCAATTCGATCAAAATTAATCGAAGATGCACCGGGGATTTCCGTGCTTCCTGTAGCTACTAATTTTCGAAGCCGATCTTTGCTATAACTTCCGTCGCCATAAAGGGCTACGGGGATTAAGTAATTGTTTTGATAGTTTCCGATAAAATCAATCACGGTCAGGTATTCCTTCCCTTGTGTTTTCCGTAACCCCCGCCCTAGTTGCTGAACAAACACGATTGCAGATTGAGTCGGTCGAAGCATTATTATTTGATTAACTTTTGGAATATCGATTCCTTCATTAAAGATATCCACAGTGAAAATATAGTCCAGTTTATCGGTCTCTTCTTCCATTTCCAAACGCTCTATGGCAGCTTCTCGGCCTTCTTCCGAGTCTTTACCGGTGAGAGCTATGGTGTTAAATCCACGTTTATTAAATTTTCGAGATAGTTCTTCAGCCACATTGGTCAGATTGCAAAATACCAGCCCATGAATCTTTCCGTTGTCGGTACCGTAGAACTTCGATTTATCAATAATTTGCTTCACACGTTCCCCTGAAGTCAGTTTATCAAAGGATACTTCCTTGGAATCTCCTTCCACATCAACACTTACATCCGTTACCCCATAATAATGAAAAGGGCAAAGCATGTTCTCATCCAACGCCCGATGAAGTCGTACTTCAAAGGCAATATTATGATCAAAATCCTTAAACACGTTGTATCCATCGGTCCGTTCAGGGGTTGCGGTCATCCCTAACAAAAATTTCGGTTTGAAATAGGATAAAATCTTTTGATAGGTAGCGGCGCCTGCATGATGAGATTCATCAATTACGATATAGTCAAAGGTCGATGGATCAAAGATTTTTAGGTTATACTCTTTCGAAAGGGTTTGTACCGTCGAGAACACAAAATCCTTATCCGTGTCTTTATGTCCACCGGAGAATAGGCCCATGGATTTCAAACTTCCAAAGACCTCTTTATAACTATTCATCGCTGCTCTTGCGATGTTCCCTCTATGTACTACAAATAATAATCGTTCAGGATTAAAATTTTGCGCATCAAATACGGATAAATAAGTTTTCCCAGTGCCTGTGGCAGAAATAATCATCGCTTTATCCTGTTTGGGCTTACCATCAAATCCTCGGCGAATTTTTGTTAGGTTTTCCATTGCCTCATACTGCATGGGATTGGGTTTTAGCGTGCTTATAAAATCCGTGGTATAACCGTTATTTGTTTGATATCCAGAATCTGCAGTATAATCGAGCTGGTCTTCCGCAGCAGGCAACCGATGTTCTG harbors:
- a CDS encoding DUF3427 domain-containing protein, with product MESELLKSLKTGFMDKNLGSFSYYQPKLIVNDKKEKKKILSTLLYELRHCESFVFSVAFLSKSGVAVLINTLEELQQKGVRGEVLVSQYLNFTEPEALKSLLQFDNIDLRIVTNGDFHAKGYFFKYPTHYSMIVGSSNLTAPALTTNKEWNLYVVGMEHSKLIEDSLEIFYQEYHQSKKVDDRYIKAYEKIYIHQGPLQIAPKEQVAEHRLPAAEDQLDYTADSGYQTNNGYTTDFISTLKPNPMQYEAMENLTKIRRGFDGKPKQDKAMIISATGTGKTYLSVFDAQNFNPERLLFVVHRGNIARAAMNSYKEVFGSLKSMGLFSGGHKDTDKDFVFSTVQTLSKEYNLKIFDPSTFDYIVIDESHHAGAATYQKILSYFKPKFLLGMTATPERTDGYNVFKDFDHNIAFEVRLHRALDENMLCPFHYYGVTDVSVDVEGDSKEVSFDKLTSGERVKQIIDKSKFYGTDNGKIHGLVFCNLTNVAEELSRKFNKRGFNTIALTGKDSEEGREAAIERLEMEEETDKLDYIFTVDIFNEGIDIPKVNQIIMLRPTQSAIVFVQQLGRGLRKTQGKEYLTVIDFIGNYQNNYLIPVALYGDGSYSKDRLRKLVATGSTEIPGASSINFDRIAKEEIFKAIDTANMQLKKDLDRDYDLLKFKLGKVPMMMDFVAHGSRDPMLYVRYSNSYYNYLSLREETYQDQLDEKAKKVLEFFSLHVANGKRYEELFVLEALLGINVEKSSQAYVDVQGNQEVRIDEISTNEISKKELMESSLACDYLNNLTEKKLTSAVININLQFMKERFEGKLIPINEKYNIQILDQKRYEVEGVLAFSNEFINHLQHPVFKECFLDQLSYGIYSFQKDYNPSKDIDGFVLYRKYARKDVFRILGWDENPLAQNVGGYMISKDHKDCAIFVNYHKEEDISSTTKYEDRFITPDLFQWMSKSRRKLDSKDVRTIGNYKEHEMRLPLFVKKHNDEGFEFYYMGDTEPLVEQFEEQKMDTDNGKSVSVVKMMLKLKSPVPHEMYEYITSKEG